The Sinomonas sp. P10A9 genome includes a window with the following:
- a CDS encoding DNA polymerase III subunit gamma and tau: MTAPAALYRRYRPDTFQDVIGQEHVTEPLMTALRKNRVNHAYLFSGPRGCGKTTSARILARCLNCEQGPTPTPCGVCSSCVELARGGSGSLDVIEIDAASHGGVDDARDLRERATFAPVRDRYKIFIIDEAHMVTSAGFNALLKIVEEPPEHIKFIFATTEPDKVIGTIRSRTHHYPFRLVPPEPLLAYLEQLCASEHVPVAPGVLSLVVRAGGGSVRDSLSVLDQLMAGAGTEGIDYELAVALLGYTHAALLDDVVDAMAAGDSGTVFSAVDRVIQTGHDPRRFVEDLLERFRDLIIVQALPDAAESILRGIPADQLARMRVQAQNLGAAELSRAADVTNEAFNEMTGATSPRLHLELLCARLMLPAADMAERGWAARVDRLERRLSFAHDGEGLAPAVERTATPVVERSAPESKPQPMAERPAAPVAERSEAESKPRSEAPTSGPHGATSAPEPVTSAPPGVTSAPPGVTSAPQQVTSAQGGGAGSVEMFRRAWPDILDALAKVKRSTWALVGPNASVAGFDGRTLALAFGTSGLAAAFSRADHSENLHRAIQTVLGVDCQIDAVTGGNGPGTAPTAGGGERPKAPADPHPGTPLPGRAPAAQSAPASGNAEPEPSASRHTAGSTAQPAANPTPSTPPKTPPVSSLPSAADVAWGLAPAPATPATAPASSPVPTRASTAKTRTQPQGPHPAELPTQQPGSTPETHIPEPSAPGASPALNAEARPRDAHPAEVPTQPQGRTPEAQTPETPAREARFPSAPTPAPAPSPYDDIPYSDEEPTGEWDEPYPEDSGYSAARRQQPPQPTSTGQPSRQTGPTRERMQNAGGSPASRGDSAKDTTASADPWSFARESTPGVWSVGTEPNVRNGSTPAGSAESSPTAKQPATPWPLAQQPAAAAPSYAPAAAQAPIQPKAPANAAAASQGGRKLSMYERLSQKAAAEMAQQQPQQQAPAPQAYVEEVPSADDETVEQSSLFGRAAVERILGGKLIEERGLDGSVVPPR; the protein is encoded by the coding sequence GTGACTGCTCCCGCTGCCCTCTACCGCCGGTATCGGCCGGACACGTTCCAGGACGTGATCGGGCAGGAACATGTCACCGAACCGCTCATGACGGCGCTGCGCAAGAACCGCGTCAACCACGCCTACCTCTTCTCCGGGCCGCGCGGCTGCGGCAAGACCACTTCGGCACGCATCCTGGCCCGCTGCCTCAACTGCGAGCAGGGCCCCACGCCGACCCCGTGCGGGGTCTGCTCGAGCTGCGTCGAGCTCGCGCGCGGGGGGTCCGGCTCCCTTGACGTCATCGAGATCGACGCCGCGAGCCACGGCGGCGTCGACGACGCCCGCGACCTCCGCGAGCGCGCCACCTTCGCGCCCGTGCGGGACCGCTACAAGATCTTCATCATCGACGAGGCCCACATGGTCACCTCGGCCGGATTCAACGCGCTCCTGAAGATCGTCGAGGAGCCGCCGGAGCACATCAAGTTCATCTTCGCGACGACCGAGCCGGACAAGGTCATCGGCACGATCCGCTCGCGTACCCACCACTACCCGTTCCGGCTCGTTCCCCCCGAGCCGCTCCTGGCGTACCTCGAGCAGCTGTGCGCGTCCGAGCACGTGCCCGTGGCACCCGGCGTGCTCTCACTCGTGGTGCGGGCCGGCGGCGGATCCGTCCGCGACTCGCTGTCGGTGCTCGACCAGCTCATGGCCGGCGCCGGGACGGAGGGGATCGACTACGAGCTCGCCGTCGCGCTCCTCGGATACACGCATGCCGCGCTGCTCGACGACGTTGTGGACGCCATGGCCGCCGGCGACTCCGGAACGGTGTTCAGCGCCGTCGACCGCGTGATCCAGACCGGACACGATCCGCGGCGCTTCGTCGAGGACCTGCTCGAGCGGTTCCGCGACCTCATCATCGTCCAGGCCCTGCCCGACGCCGCCGAATCGATCCTGCGTGGTATCCCCGCCGACCAGCTCGCCCGCATGCGCGTCCAGGCCCAGAACCTCGGCGCCGCCGAGCTCTCCCGCGCGGCGGACGTCACCAACGAGGCCTTCAACGAGATGACCGGGGCCACGTCGCCGCGCCTGCACCTCGAGCTCCTGTGCGCGCGGCTCATGCTCCCCGCAGCTGACATGGCCGAGCGCGGCTGGGCCGCGCGGGTGGACCGTCTTGAGCGCCGCCTCTCCTTCGCGCACGACGGCGAGGGGCTGGCTCCAGCGGTCGAGCGCACCGCGACCCCGGTGGTTGAGCGCAGCGCGCCGGAATCGAAGCCCCAGCCGATGGCCGAACGGCCAGCCGCGCCGGTGGCTGAGCGAAGCGAAGCGGAGTCGAAGCCCCGATCCGAAGCCCCGACCTCGGGGCCACACGGGGCGACCTCGGCGCCAGAACCGGTGACGTCGGCGCCACCGGGGGTGACCTCGGCGCCACCGGGGGTGACCTCGGCGCCACAGCAGGTGACCTCGGCGCAGGGTGGGGGCGCGGGGAGCGTCGAGATGTTCCGGCGCGCCTGGCCTGACATCCTCGACGCGCTCGCGAAGGTCAAGCGCAGCACGTGGGCGCTCGTGGGACCGAACGCCTCGGTCGCGGGCTTCGACGGCCGCACGCTCGCCCTGGCCTTTGGGACATCCGGACTGGCAGCCGCCTTCAGCCGAGCAGACCATTCCGAGAACCTGCACCGGGCCATTCAGACTGTGCTCGGGGTCGACTGTCAGATCGACGCCGTCACGGGAGGCAATGGGCCCGGGACTGCTCCCACCGCGGGAGGTGGGGAGCGCCCAAAAGCGCCCGCTGATCCGCACCCGGGCACCCCCCTGCCCGGGAGGGCCCCCGCGGCACAGTCCGCTCCTGCCTCCGGCAACGCCGAACCGGAGCCGTCGGCCTCCCGTCACACCGCTGGTTCGACCGCCCAGCCGGCAGCTAACCCAACACCATCCACGCCGCCGAAAACACCGCCGGTCTCGTCGCTTCCCTCCGCCGCGGACGTTGCATGGGGTCTGGCACCTGCGCCTGCGACCCCTGCAACGGCTCCCGCCTCCAGCCCTGTCCCGACGCGCGCCTCCACCGCGAAGACGCGAACGCAACCGCAGGGTCCGCACCCTGCCGAGCTGCCCACGCAACAGCCAGGGAGCACGCCCGAGACCCACATACCCGAGCCGAGCGCACCCGGCGCCTCCCCCGCCCTGAACGCGGAGGCACGTCCACGAGATGCGCACCCCGCCGAAGTGCCCACGCAGCCGCAGGGGCGCACGCCTGAGGCCCAAACACCGGAGACCCCCGCGCGGGAGGCCCGCTTCCCGTCCGCGCCGACCCCCGCGCCCGCTCCGTCCCCCTACGACGACATCCCCTACTCGGATGAGGAACCGACCGGTGAGTGGGACGAGCCGTACCCCGAGGACTCCGGGTACTCGGCTGCACGCCGTCAGCAGCCCCCGCAGCCAACGTCCACCGGTCAGCCCAGCCGTCAGACAGGTCCGACGCGCGAGAGGATGCAGAACGCCGGCGGCAGTCCGGCAAGCCGCGGCGATTCAGCCAAGGACACCACGGCTTCGGCGGACCCGTGGTCGTTCGCGCGGGAAAGCACCCCTGGCGTCTGGAGCGTGGGAACGGAGCCGAACGTCCGCAACGGGAGCACCCCGGCGGGCTCCGCTGAGTCCTCCCCCACCGCGAAGCAGCCCGCGACTCCCTGGCCGCTCGCGCAGCAGCCGGCGGCAGCAGCGCCGTCGTACGCACCGGCGGCCGCCCAGGCGCCCATCCAGCCCAAAGCCCCCGCGAACGCGGCCGCCGCCTCCCAGGGCGGCCGGAAGCTGAGCATGTACGAGCGCCTCAGCCAGAAGGCCGCCGCGGAGATGGCCCAGCAGCAGCCCCAGCAGCAGGCGCCCGCCCCCCAGGCGTATGTCGAGGAGGTCCCGAGCGCAGACGACGAGACGGTCGAGCAGTCCAGCCTGTTCGGGCGCGCGGCGGTCGAGCGGATCCTGGGCGGCAAGCTCATCGAGGAGCGCGGCCTGGACGGCAGTGTCGTTCCCCCGCGGTAG
- a CDS encoding response regulator transcription factor, translated as MEEDRGLVLVAEDEQAIADLERLYLARAGYGVHVERDGATALEQIRRLRPVAIVLDVGLPGLDGVEICRRLREADDWTPVIFVTARDDEVDRVLGLELGADDYLTKPFSPRELVARIRSVLRRTAGPQAPRVLSVGTVRLDLGRRTAEAEGLPVQLTAMEFDLLAHLMSQPGRVFSREQLLAAVWGQADYGGGRTVDVHVAQLRAKLGAASPLRTTRGVGYSVAADPAGTERRGLP; from the coding sequence GTGGAAGAGGATCGGGGCCTCGTGCTCGTGGCCGAGGACGAGCAGGCCATCGCTGATCTCGAACGCCTGTACCTCGCCCGTGCCGGCTACGGCGTGCATGTGGAGCGCGACGGCGCGACCGCGCTCGAGCAGATCCGGCGGCTCAGGCCCGTGGCGATCGTCCTCGACGTGGGCCTGCCCGGCCTCGACGGCGTCGAGATCTGCCGCCGCCTCCGCGAGGCAGACGACTGGACACCCGTGATCTTCGTGACCGCCCGCGACGATGAGGTGGACCGCGTGCTCGGCCTCGAACTCGGCGCCGACGACTATCTGACCAAGCCGTTCTCCCCGCGGGAGCTCGTGGCGCGGATCCGCAGTGTCCTCCGCCGCACGGCAGGACCGCAGGCGCCGCGCGTGCTGAGCGTCGGGACCGTGCGGCTGGACCTCGGCAGGCGCACCGCCGAGGCGGAGGGACTGCCCGTCCAGCTGACCGCGATGGAATTCGACCTCCTCGCGCACCTCATGTCCCAGCCCGGGCGCGTGTTCAGCCGGGAGCAGCTCCTCGCCGCCGTGTGGGGGCAGGCCGACTACGGCGGCGGGCGCACGGTGGACGTCCACGTGGCCCAGCTCCGCGCCAAGCTCGGCGCGGCGAGCCCTCTGCGCACCACGCGCGGCGTCGGGTACAGCGTGGCCGCCGACCCCGCTGGCACCGAGCGGCGGGGGCTCCCGTGA
- a CDS encoding sensor histidine kinase yields the protein MKAWFRSLHARVTLVMAAVAAIATLVAGFVGAQLIRSAAVDQARSSLAREATALSASGSVTDLASLRELAFGEAGRIALVQPDGTVTGAGRRLVSAAAARKVLGGQSVSQAETVLGVPVVVEARPISAGGGLVLAEPVSAVTQAAGPLVTRLLWSLLIGFAAAVLGGALVARWVARPLVRVAGAARRLAGGERGVAVDAAGPAEVREVSEALAGLDASLGASEARQREFLLSVSHEMRTPLTALQGYAEALADGIIAADDVPRVGRTLSAETERLDHFVRDLLELARLEADDFRVDLQAVDAAAVLPTVVEAWRGVWEPAGVAMRAGVAGPLSVVTDARRLRQLLDGLVENALRAVPPGAPVVLSGRQEGGAVVLEVRDGGPGLSDDDLRHAFERGALRGRYAGERKVGTGLGLSIAARLASRMGIRLAAGRAPEGGAAFTLTLPAAPGSVPGAGRDAAS from the coding sequence GTGAAGGCCTGGTTCCGTTCCCTGCACGCCCGGGTCACGCTCGTCATGGCCGCCGTGGCGGCGATCGCCACGCTCGTGGCGGGGTTTGTCGGGGCGCAGCTCATCCGCTCCGCCGCCGTGGACCAGGCGCGCTCGAGCCTGGCCCGCGAGGCGACGGCCCTGAGCGCCTCGGGGAGCGTGACCGACCTCGCCTCCCTGCGCGAGCTCGCATTCGGCGAGGCCGGCCGGATCGCGCTCGTGCAGCCGGACGGCACAGTGACCGGGGCGGGGCGCCGGCTCGTGAGCGCTGCGGCCGCGCGGAAGGTCCTCGGGGGCCAGTCGGTGTCGCAGGCCGAGACCGTGCTCGGCGTGCCGGTGGTCGTGGAGGCCCGTCCCATCTCCGCTGGCGGCGGACTTGTCCTCGCCGAACCCGTCTCGGCGGTCACGCAGGCCGCCGGGCCACTCGTCACCCGGCTCCTGTGGTCCCTCCTCATCGGCTTCGCGGCCGCCGTGCTCGGCGGGGCCCTCGTGGCCCGGTGGGTCGCGCGGCCGCTCGTGCGGGTGGCCGGTGCCGCGCGCCGGCTCGCCGGCGGTGAGCGGGGCGTGGCGGTCGACGCCGCGGGGCCGGCCGAGGTGCGCGAGGTCTCCGAGGCCCTCGCGGGCCTCGACGCCTCTCTCGGCGCGAGTGAGGCACGCCAGCGCGAGTTCCTCCTCTCCGTCTCGCATGAGATGCGCACGCCCCTCACGGCCCTGCAGGGCTACGCCGAGGCGCTCGCTGACGGGATCATCGCGGCCGACGACGTTCCCCGCGTCGGCAGGACCCTGTCCGCCGAGACCGAGCGGCTGGACCACTTTGTCCGTGACCTCCTTGAGCTGGCCCGGCTCGAGGCAGACGACTTCCGCGTCGATCTGCAGGCCGTCGACGCCGCTGCCGTGCTTCCCACCGTGGTGGAAGCGTGGCGCGGGGTGTGGGAGCCGGCGGGCGTCGCGATGCGCGCCGGGGTGGCTGGCCCGCTGTCCGTTGTGACGGATGCGCGCCGGCTGCGGCAACTGCTCGACGGGCTCGTCGAGAATGCGCTCAGGGCCGTGCCGCCGGGGGCGCCCGTGGTGCTGTCTGGGCGGCAGGAGGGCGGCGCCGTCGTGCTCGAGGTCCGCGACGGCGGTCCGGGGCTGAGCGACGACGACCTGCGGCACGCTTTCGAGCGGGGCGCGCTGCGGGGCAGGTACGCGGGGGAGCGGAAGGTCGGCACTGGGCTTGGGCTCTCGATTGCCGCGCGGCTCGCGTCACGGATGGGCATCCGCCTCGCCGCAGGCCGGGCACCCGAGGGCGGTGCTGCGTTCACGCTGACGCTTCCCGCGGCGCCCGGTTCCGTGCCCGGCGCGGGGCGCGATGCGGCGTCCTGA
- a CDS encoding M23 family metallopeptidase has protein sequence MPRALAATISRLRARLSAGLTVAVAVAVFGAGPVLASDVFPFGPITADPGAVVPFYRTAVGSVAAGHVSAVLVAQANLHRPEAGKLYAPLTSLVPSSPFGYRINPLTGQVGEFHWGQDFAAGCGTPVYAADAGVVRAAGWHPWGGGNRVEIDHGNGLVTTYNHMLGAAVKVGESVEVGQVVGLVGSTGSSTGCHLHFETIKDGKYIDPMTFTFIALTQGTPLGTVQITDYSPKDGKSTNERQNWAIPALAQEPAPGETVVHAPAAPTPPPLVDPTPAGPPAAPPATSQVPAGGTTSTSSPSPTSSSSPSPASSPSPTPTASPTQTATATPTPTTTATATPTPTATATPTPTPTATSSSTQTTTAPAAAQTTTASPTSSSTATSSPTATPKPTS, from the coding sequence ATGCCACGCGCCCTTGCCGCCACCATTTCTCGTCTGCGAGCCAGACTGTCCGCCGGCCTGACGGTCGCGGTCGCCGTCGCCGTCTTCGGCGCGGGTCCGGTCCTTGCGAGCGATGTCTTCCCGTTCGGCCCCATCACGGCGGACCCGGGGGCGGTCGTGCCGTTCTACCGCACCGCGGTCGGCTCCGTCGCGGCAGGGCACGTCTCTGCGGTCCTCGTGGCGCAGGCGAACCTCCACCGGCCCGAGGCCGGCAAGCTCTATGCGCCCCTCACGAGCCTTGTTCCGAGCTCTCCGTTCGGCTACCGGATCAATCCGCTCACGGGGCAGGTGGGCGAATTCCATTGGGGCCAGGACTTCGCCGCCGGGTGCGGCACCCCGGTCTACGCGGCCGACGCCGGCGTGGTTCGTGCCGCCGGCTGGCACCCCTGGGGCGGCGGGAACCGGGTCGAGATCGATCACGGCAACGGTCTTGTCACGACCTACAACCACATGCTCGGTGCAGCCGTGAAGGTGGGTGAGTCGGTCGAGGTCGGCCAGGTTGTCGGGCTCGTCGGGTCCACAGGCTCCTCGACCGGATGCCACCTCCACTTCGAGACGATCAAGGACGGCAAGTACATCGATCCGATGACCTTCACGTTCATCGCGCTCACGCAGGGGACCCCGCTCGGCACCGTCCAGATCACCGACTACTCGCCGAAGGATGGCAAGTCCACCAACGAGCGCCAGAACTGGGCCATCCCGGCCCTCGCCCAGGAGCCCGCCCCCGGTGAGACGGTGGTTCACGCCCCTGCCGCCCCGACGCCTCCGCCGCTCGTTGACCCGACGCCGGCCGGCCCGCCCGCCGCGCCTCCGGCGACCTCCCAGGTCCCGGCCGGAGGGACGACATCCACGAGCTCGCCCAGCCCGACGTCGTCGTCCTCCCCGAGCCCGGCCTCGTCCCCCAGCCCCACGCCAACGGCGTCGCCGACGCAGACGGCGACGGCGACTCCCACCCCAACGACGACCGCTACGGCCACCCCGACGCCGACCGCTACGGCCACCCCGACGCCTACTCCGACTGCGACGTCGTCTTCGACCCAGACGACGACTGCCCCGGCGGCCGCACAGACCACGACGGCCAGCCCGACGTCGTCGTCCACTGCGACGTCGTCCCCGACCGCAACCCCCAAGCCGACCTCCTGA
- a CDS encoding glutathione peroxidase: protein MSLHETVVTLNDGTATTFGDLAAGRAALVVNVASKCGFTRQYDGLEALYEEFEHRGLLVLGVPCNQFAGQEPGTDAEIEEFCRLNFGVTFPLTAKADVLGTKQHPLYAALTQFPADDDLGHKVKWNFEKFLVNPDGEVVGRFRSAVEPEAEELRTAIESVLPARVPAP, encoded by the coding sequence ATGAGCCTGCATGAAACTGTCGTGACCCTCAACGACGGAACCGCCACGACGTTCGGCGATCTAGCTGCGGGGCGCGCCGCCCTCGTGGTGAACGTCGCCTCGAAGTGCGGATTCACGCGACAGTACGACGGCCTCGAGGCGCTGTACGAGGAGTTCGAGCACCGCGGGCTCTTGGTCCTCGGCGTCCCGTGCAACCAGTTCGCCGGCCAGGAGCCCGGGACCGATGCGGAGATCGAGGAGTTCTGCCGGCTGAACTTCGGCGTCACGTTCCCGCTCACGGCCAAGGCCGACGTCCTCGGCACGAAGCAGCACCCGCTCTACGCCGCCCTGACGCAGTTCCCGGCCGACGATGATCTGGGCCACAAGGTCAAGTGGAACTTCGAGAAGTTCCTCGTCAACCCGGACGGTGAGGTCGTCGGGCGGTTCCGCTCGGCTGTCGAGCCCGAGGCGGAGGAGCTCCGCACCGCGATCGAGTCGGTCCTCCCCGCGCGCGTTCCAGCCCCCTGA
- a CDS encoding TetR/AcrR family transcriptional regulator gives MARPTLHDAALRERLLEVTAGGVDRYGPARLSLRQIAADAGTSTTAVYSLFGGKAELLAAVLDGAFASFGTSQRAAADGGLLALGVAYREWALAHPALYRLMFGGALAAYADCSPDPEAAGDSMAPLREAVAAGQESGVLRDEPLDIIVLGIWGQVHGLVSLELASVGPTDADWGGLYRSTLDAVLRAWAA, from the coding sequence ATGGCAAGACCCACGCTCCACGATGCGGCGCTGCGGGAGAGGCTGCTCGAGGTGACCGCGGGCGGCGTCGACCGGTACGGCCCCGCCCGCTTGTCGCTGCGGCAGATTGCCGCCGACGCGGGGACCTCCACGACGGCCGTGTACTCACTCTTCGGCGGCAAGGCAGAACTGCTCGCAGCTGTGCTGGACGGCGCATTCGCCTCCTTCGGCACCTCACAGCGGGCTGCGGCCGACGGCGGCCTGCTGGCTCTCGGGGTCGCGTACCGCGAGTGGGCGCTCGCGCACCCAGCGCTCTACCGGCTCATGTTCGGCGGGGCGCTCGCGGCCTACGCCGACTGCTCGCCGGATCCGGAGGCCGCCGGGGATTCGATGGCGCCGCTGCGGGAAGCCGTTGCAGCGGGCCAGGAATCAGGGGTCCTGCGGGATGAGCCGCTCGACATCATCGTGCTGGGCATCTGGGGGCAGGTCCATGGGCTCGTGAGCCTCGAACTCGCCTCCGTCGGCCCGACCGACGCCGACTGGGGCGGTCTGTACCGGTCCACGCTCGACGCGGTGCTGCGGGCCTGGGCCGCCTGA
- a CDS encoding DUF4188 domain-containing protein, with the protein MAQKVFPGRYTAAPGRPVTVFLIGMRANRWWKLGTVMRVASAMPGMLRHLGENPEAGMLGCEGWFGRTTVLVSYWESPEHLQRFASDRDAPHLAPWRDFMRTVAGSGDVGVYHETYEVAPGGIEAVYNGMPLFGLARATGHVPVTAGLNTARQRLRSSGAA; encoded by the coding sequence ATGGCACAGAAGGTCTTCCCCGGCCGATACACGGCGGCGCCCGGCAGGCCCGTCACGGTGTTCCTCATCGGAATGCGGGCCAACCGATGGTGGAAGCTCGGCACGGTGATGCGCGTCGCCTCGGCGATGCCAGGCATGCTGCGGCACCTCGGCGAGAACCCTGAGGCTGGAATGCTCGGCTGCGAGGGGTGGTTCGGGCGGACCACGGTTCTCGTGAGCTACTGGGAGAGCCCCGAGCACCTTCAGCGCTTCGCTTCCGACCGCGACGCGCCACATCTCGCGCCGTGGCGGGACTTCATGCGGACGGTCGCGGGAAGTGGCGACGTCGGGGTCTACCACGAGACCTACGAGGTGGCCCCCGGGGGCATCGAGGCCGTCTACAACGGGATGCCCCTGTTCGGGCTCGCCCGTGCCACCGGCCACGTGCCCGTCACTGCCGGCCTCAACACTGCCCGGCAACGGCTCCGCTCTTCCGGGGCGGCCTGA